From the genome of Synchiropus splendidus isolate RoL2022-P1 chromosome 17, RoL_Sspl_1.0, whole genome shotgun sequence, one region includes:
- the si:ch211-266i6.3 gene encoding cytoskeleton-associated protein 2 — MSTAQASRRNFSTKAVNKENTEPGHGPKSFIRRDAQKAPFQQERIKAAQALANKALAEATKGAAKSAPEVVQRRIASRQVDRVGHVGGNAKPRPTQNPAPIGRQRQVVPDAPKLQQAAAKSALGMYKGKVIQSKIGSIWKQSNDGEEKHVGTERAGNLAKSRSKSVSDTRPHGTQKPAPQRSKSLVDRSKPGAKPTVTTRPLVAACPPARVAPPALSRNTSVPPKGKSGAQALKPKVAVTDRKVNKPPVVSTLSQYRTTESKEERRARLAEWLASKGKTLKRPAMTTTVSTASVRPKVPQRKPEPSVQTDKEGSVADVEDKKPEPVTHKQTPVIMNTTLDLLENSDVTEDVHDGVDNVVVNLCDALEAMEMPSRCQDEPPEMKESQDLKSQRIVEDEEMEKGMCCEDGDDVMKTTPHTEESSVVRYSVKTTPYLQSVKKTIEGEIPASGSRRKSNIKDLKLLTPVRRSARNQRNSSRLPAMLLDHDPCVSSLAELVQLDGECNAYVYRRNPAILCDLPDEQSA, encoded by the exons ATGAGCACCGCCCAGGCTTCCAGAAGAAACTTCAGCACTAAGGCT GTGAATAAGGAGAACACAGAACCTGGACATGGACCCAAGTCCTTCATCAGAAGGGATGCACAGAAGGCACCATTCCAGCAAGAACGCATCAAGGCGGCACAAGCCCTGGCAAATAAAGCTCTCGCTGAAGCCACAAAAGGAGCCGCAAAATCGGCTCCGGAGGTGGTCCAGAGGAGAATTGCTTCCAGACAGGTTGATAGAGTCGGCCATGTTGGTGGTAACGCCAAGCCACGGCCAACACAGAACCCGGCACCCATTGGAAGGCAAAGACAAGTTGTCCCAGACGCTCCCAAACTACAACAGGCCGCAGCCAAATCTGCCCTGGGCATGTACAAAGGCAAGGTCATCCAGTCGAAAATTGGGTCGATTTGGAAACAAAGCAATGACGGAGAGGAAAAGCATGTTGGTACGGAGAGAGCAGGGAACCTGGCCAAAAGTCGGTCCAAGTCTGTGTCCGACACAAGGCCACATGGCACACAAAAACCAGCCCCACAACGGTCTAAGTCTCTTGTAGATAGAAGTAAACCAGGAGCGAAGCCCACTGTCACGACACGCCCCCTGGTGGCTGCTTGTCCTCCAGCAAGAGTGGCCCCTCCAGCGTTGAGCCGGAACACTTCTGTACCTCCCAAAGGAAAAAGTGGGGCTCAGGCTTTAAAGCCAAAGGTTGCAGTGACAGACAGGAAGGTCAACAAGCCTCCTGTCGTAAGCACCCTGAGCCAGTACAGAACCACAGAGTCCAAAGAGGAACGAAG GGCTCGACTGGCAGAGTGGCTGGCATCCAAGGGCAAGACTTTGAAGAGACCCGCCATGACCACAACAGTCAGCACAGCTTCAGTTAGACCAAAGGTCCCTCAACGTAAACCAGAACCAAGCGTGCAAACTGACAAGGAGGGGTCTGTTGCTGATGTTGAAGACAAGAAGCCTGAGCCGGTCACTCACAAGCAAACCCCTGTGATCATGAACACCACGCTGGACCTTCTGGAGAACTCGGACGTGACAGAGGATGTGCACGACGGGGTGGATAAT GTTGTGGTGAACCTGTGTGATGCCTTGGAAGCCATGGAGATGCCTTCCAGATGTCAGGATG aacctcctgaaatgaaagaaagccAGGATCTGAAAAGTCAAAGAATAGTAGAGGATGAAGAGATGGAGAAGGGCATGTGTTGT gaagatggtgatgatgtgatgaagacCACGCCACACACAGAAGAATCCTCTGTGGTGCGGTACAGTGTCAAGACGACGCCATATTTACAGAG TGTGAAGAAGACAATTGAAGGTGAGATCCCCGCAAGTGGCTCCAGGCGCAAGAGCAACATCAAAGATCTGAAGTTGCTGACGCCAGTGCGGCGCTCCGCTCGCAACCAGAGAAATTCTTCCCGGCTGCCAGCCATGCTGCTAGATCACGACCCCTGCGTGTCGTCGCTGGCTGAGCTGGTCCAGCTGGATGGCGAGTGTAACGCCTATGTTTACCGGAGGAACCCAGCTATTCTCTGTGACCTGCCAGACGAGCAGTCTGCGTGA
- the stt3a gene encoding dolichyl-diphosphooligosaccharide--protein glycosyltransferase subunit STT3A, which translates to MTKLGFLRLSYEKQDTLLKLLILSMAAVLSFSTRLFSVLRFESVIHEFDPYFNYRTTRFLAEEGFYKFHNWFDDRAWYPLGRIIGGTIYPGLMITSAVLYHVLHFFHITIDIRNVCVFLAPLFSSFTAIVTYHFTKELKDAGAGLLAAAMIAVVPGYISRSVAGSYDNEGIAIFCMLLTYYMWIKAVKTGSVYWSSMCALAYFYMVSSWGGYVFLINLIPLHVLVLMLTGRFSHRIYVAYCTVYCLGTILSMQISFVGFQPVQSSEHMAAFGVFGLCQIHAFVDYLRSKLNAQQFEVLFKSVISLVGFALLSVGAVLMLTGKISPWTGRFYSLLDPSYAKNNIPIIASVSEHQPTTWSSYYFDLQLLVFMFPVGLYYCFNNLSDARIFIIMYGVTSMYFSAVMVRLMLVLAPVMCILSGIGVSQVLTTYMKNLDVSRPDKKSKKQQDSTYPIKNEVASGMILVMAFFLITYTFHSTWVTSEAYSSPSIVLSARGGDGSRIIFDDFREAYYWLRHNTPEDSKVMSWWDYGYQITAMANRTILVDNNTWNNTHISRVGQAMASTEERAYEIMRELDVSYVLVIFGGLTGYSSDDINKFLWMVRIGGSTDTGKHIKEHDYYTPTGEFRVDREGSPVLLNCLMYKMCYYRFGQVYTEAKRPPGYDRVRNAEIGNKDFELDVLEEAYTTEHWLVRIYKVKDLDNRGLSRT; encoded by the exons ATGACAAAGCTAGGCTTTCTGCGGTTGTCCTATGAGAAACAGGACACGCTGTTGAAGCTGCTCATCCTGTCTATGGCAGCTGTACTCT CGTTCTCCACCAGATTGTTCTCTGTCCTAAGGTTTGAAAGTGTCATCCATGAATTTGATCC GTACTTCAACTACCGTACCACCCGCTTCCTTGCAGAGGAGGGATTCTATAAGTTTCACAACTGGTTCGATGACAGGGCATGGTATCCGCTTGGGAGAATCATCGGTGGCACCATCTATCCAG GACTGATGATCACCTCTGCTGTCCTGTACCACGTCTTGCATTTTTTCCACATCACCATTGACATCCGCAATGTCTGTGTTTTCTTGGCACCCCTGTTTTCATCCTTTACCGCCATAGTGACGTACCACTTTACCAAAGAGCTGAAG GATGCTGGTGCTGGGCTGCTGGCAGCTGCCATGATCGCCGTGGTGCCTGGCTACATCTCGCGTTCTGTCGCTGGCTCCTATGATAATGAGG GTATCGCCATCTTCTGCATGCTGTTGACATACTACATGTGGATTAAGGCGGTGAAAACTGGCTCGGTCTACTGGTCGTCTATGTGTGCGCTGGCATACTTCTACATG GTTTCCTCCTGGGGTGGCTACGTGTTCCTGATCAATCTCATCCCCCTGCACGTCTTGGTGCTGATGCTCACAGGAAGATTCTCTCACCGCATCTACGTGGCTTACTGCACAGTCTACTGCCTTGGCACCATCCTCTCCATGCAGATCTCTTTTGTTGGCTTCCAG CCAGTGCAGTCGTCTGAACACATGGCTGCATTCGGGGTCTTTGGTCTGTGCCAGATTCATGCCTTTGTGGACTACTTGCGCAGCAAACTCAATGCCCAGCAGTTCGAGGTGCTCTTCAAAAGTGTCATCTCCCTGGTTGGATTTGCCCTGCTCTCCGTCGGTGCTGTTCTCATGCTCACAG GAAAGATCTCTCCGTGGACTGGTCGTTTCTACTCCCTGCTGGATCCTTCTTATGCCAAGAACAACATTCCCATCATTGCTTCCGTCTCGGAGCACCAGCCCACAACCTGGTCATCCTACTATTTTGACCTCCAGCTGCTGGTCTTCATGTTTCCAG tcgGCCTTTACTACTGTTTTAACAACTTATCGGATGCAAggatcttcatcatcatgtacGGTGTCACCAGCATGTACTTCTCTGCTGTCATG GTTCGTCTCATGCTGGTGCTTGCACCCGTCATGTGCATCCTTTCGGGCATCGGCGTGTCCCAGGTGTTGACCACATACATGAAAAACCTGGACGTTAGTCGACCAGACAAGAAGAGCAAGAAGCAGCAGGACTCTACTTACCCTATCAAAAATGAG GTTGCCAGTGGGATGATCCTGGTCATGGCTTTCTTCCTCATCACCTACACCTTCCACTCCACCTGGGTCACCAGTGAAGCTTACTCCTCTCCGTCGATCGTCCTGTCGGCCCGAGGAGGAGACGGCAGCCGCATCATCTTTGACGACTTCAGGGAGGCGTATTACTGGCTGCGACACAACACCCCTGAG gATTCCAAAGTCATGTCATGGTGGGATTACGGCTACCAGATCACCGCGATGGCTAACCGAACCATCCTGGTGGACAACAACACGTGGAACAACACGCACATCTCTAGAGTCGGACAG GCCATGGCGTCTACTGAGGAGCGAGCGTACGAGATCATGAGGGAACTGGACGTCAGCTATGTTCTGGTTATATTTGGAGGACTGACTGGTTATTCATCTGATG ACATCAACAAGTTCCTGTGGATGGTCCGTATCGGAGGAAGCACGGACACCGGAAAGCACATCAAGGAGCACGACTACTACACTCCCACCGGAGAGTTCCGAGTCGACCGAGAGGGCTCCCCTGTCCTGCTCAACTGCCTCATGTACAAGATGTGCTACTACCGCTTTGGCCAAGTCTACACAGAGGCCA AGCGCCCTCCAGGCTACGACAGAGTGAGGAATGCTGAGATCGGGAACAAAGACTTTGAACTGGATGTGTTGGAGGAGGCGTACACCACAGAGCACTGGCTGGTTAGGATATACAAG GTGAAAGATTTGGACAACCGTGGACTTTCAAGAACATAA
- the thap12a gene encoding THAP domain containing 12a, which produces MQGHCAVLNCNGSKSDPHPLYRFPLDEQRCKTWVEKCHRQDLGDTSAQELFRYYRVCGKHFQTTSVDGDDDNKTLKDDAVPTIFEAPPQTGGTKRSTDPTATDGAQNKGRKKMRKSPAETGGEGETTVPEEEKHEEHLKSLFEVLVLLAEQNIPPSGFSVHDPESNRLNTFNALLEYRMSCGGGALNTANDKDEECCTSTQLDRLIEVCEKSVRRKLVEEVNENGFFSLITDDLVKISGLWYLPVFLRYVTQANVQCERFAGFLPFEDEEAVLAERLLSELSNDWGLKMEQCRGQAHSFPSIHFRKMKLFAAKLLEKFPSAVLTVKSSRNINMLLASSAPLSGVQLVMGTFKKIEMFFSICPSLHSELDHVISVFFPDKEEKASELKEISRTAWTRRPDAFEVAMEIFEALLLFMDSVHDNEDLKWSDQVTHNALEISKALADFEFITSLVVLKNVMSLTRAFGKNLLGKSTDTFFAANSLNAVIHSLREVSDNIDVYHEFWIDEAVNIAATLEIPVKVPRSFLRKHQLDAGSVRPEGYYKDHLSAPLLKHMISELTELFSEDHLNALRCLTLVPAVVEQQKTSEHVEDYMQVYKNDLPNIGSLSAELHCWWVKWSKRGKVETFPCSLDETLQLADVKFFPNMLAVLRLVGTLPTLALEDSRDLVLKRFEVYVKNTPDAFKSKSLAFLTLNNDICSDLDSMVELYINTYPSMS; this is translated from the exons atgcaagGTCACTGCGCGGTGTTAAACTGCAATGGTTCAAAATCGGACCCACATCCGCTCTACAGATTCCCTCTGGACGAACAAAG GTGCAAGACGTGGGTTGAGAAATGTCACCGGCAAGACCTGGGAGACACATCAGCTCAGGAGCTGTTCCGATACTACAGAGTTTGTGGAAAACATTTCCAAACAACTTCGGTGGATGGC gatgatgacaataaaacattaaaagatGATGCCGTACCAACAATCTTTGAAGCGCCACCTCAAACTGGGGGAACGAAACGCAGTACAGATCCA ACTGCAACTGATGGAGCGCagaacaaaggaagaaaaa AAATGAGAAAGTCTCCAGCTGAGACTGGAGGGGAGGGTGAAACCACTGTgcctgaagaagaaaaacatgaggaGCACCTTAAGTCACTGTTTGAAGTACTTGTTTTGCTGGCAGAGCAAAACATTCCTCCATCTGGATTCAGTGTTCACGACCCAGAATCTAATAGGCTAAACACCTTTAATGCTTTGCTGGAGTATCGCATGAGCTGTGGTGGTGGAGCACTGAACACGGCGAATGACAAAGATGAAGAGTGTTGCACTTCAACTCAGCTCGACAGGTTGATTGAAGTGTGTGAGAAAAGTGTCCGCCGTAAGCTGGTAGAGGAAGTGAATGAGAATGGCTTTTTCTCCTTAATCACGGATGACTTGGTGAAGATCTCAGGTCTGTGGTACCTTCCTGTCTTCCTGCGCTACGTGACTCAGGCCAACGTTCAGTGCGAGAGGTTTGCTGGATTCTTGCCGTTTGAAGATGAGGAGGCAGTCCTGGCAGAACGATTGCTGAGTGAACTGAGCAACGACTGGGGCTTGAAAATGGAGCAGTGTCGAGGCCAAGCCCACTCCTTTCCCAGCATCCACTTTCGTAAAATGAAGTTGTTTGCTGCCAAACTTCTAGAGAAGTTTCCATCAGCCGTGCTTACTGTGAAATCCTCCCGTAACATCAACATGCTGCTCGCCAGCAGTGCGCCACTGTCTGGGGTCCAGCTGGTCATGGGAACTTTCAAGAAGATTGAAATGTTCTTCAGCATCTGCCCCTCGCTGCACTCTGAGTTGGACCATGTCATTTCAGTTTTCTTCCCTGACAAGGAAGAAAAGGCCAGCGAGTTAAAGGAAATCTCTCGGACCGCTTGGACCAGACGTCCTGATGCGTTTGAGGTGGCGATGGAAATTTTTGAAGCCCTACTGCTCTTCATGGACAGCGTCCATGACAACGAAGACCTAAAGTGGAGCGACCAGGTCACTCATAATGCGTTGGAGATTTCAAAAGCACTGGCTGATTTTGAGTTCATCACATCGCTGGTGGTGTTAAAAAACGTCATGTCACTCACCAGAGCATTTGGGAAGAATCTGCTGGGTAAATCCACCGACACGTTCTTTGCTGCAAACAGCTTAAATGCCGTGATTCACTCCTTGAGAGAAGTGTCAGACAACATCGACGTGTATCATGAATTCTGGATAGATGAAGCGGTGAACATCGCTGCCACGCTGGAAATCCCTGTCAAAGTTCCTCGCTCTTTTCTGAGGAAGCATCAGTTGGATGCTGGAAGTGTCCGCCCTGAGGGTTACTACAAGGACCATTTATCTGCTCCTCTACTCAAACACATGATCAGTGAATTGACTGAGCTCTTCAGTGAAGACCACCTGAATGCGCTTCGCTGTCTGACGCTCGTCCCTGCTGTCGTTGAACAACAGAAGACCTCAGAACACGTGGAAGACTACATGCAGGTGTATAAGAACGACCTCCCGAACATTGGAAGTTTGTCTGCGGAGCTGCATTGTTGGTGGGTGAAGTGGAGCAAAAGGGGTAAAGTGGAGACTTTTCCCTGCAGTCTGGACGAGACTCTGCAGCTGGCAGATGTCAAGTTTTTCCCCAACATGCTGGCAGTCCTAAGACTTGTCGGCACCTTGCCTACGTTGGCTCTGGAGGACAGTCGTGACCTGGTGTTAAAGCGCTTTGAGGTGTACGTAAAAAACACACCGGACGCTTTCAAATCAAAAAGCCTTGCTTTTCTGACCTTGAACAATGACATTTGTTCTGATCTGGATTCCATGGTTGAACTCTACATCAACACTTACCCGAGCATGTCATAG